In one Nicotiana tomentosiformis chromosome 6, ASM39032v3, whole genome shotgun sequence genomic region, the following are encoded:
- the LOC138893659 gene encoding uncharacterized protein, with protein MGDFNSILSQEDRVGNKVTYAKIKEFKECVEQCGLQELKSSGCFYTWSNKQQGHDRVPSRIDRVITNNDWVNKLPASKVLYMPAGVYDHSHAMIKWEGTCVPKMRIFRYYNMWSMDNSFMTRLNKDKFSEVEKHEDESMKKLVECQEKIQNDPRNETLGKKEKELTKKYIYWKEAKLNYLQKKSKVQ; from the exons ATGGGAGACTTCAACTCTATACTTAGTCAAGAGGATAGAGTGGGAAACAAGGTGACATATGCAAAAATAAAGGAGTTTAAGGAATGTGTGGAACAATGTGGACTTCAAGAACTGAAATCATCAGGGTGCTTTTATACATGGAGTAATAAACAGCAAGGACATGATAGAGTGCCAAGTAGAATTGACAGGGTGATCACCAACAATGACTGGGTGAATAAATTGCCAGCATCTAAGGTTCTTTATATGCCAGCAGGAGTATATGATCATAGTCATGCAATGATCAAATGGGAGGGAACATGTGTACCTAAGATGAGGATATTCAGATACTACAACATGTGGAGCATGGACAATTCCTTCATGACAAGA TTAAACAAAGACAAGTTTTCAGAAGTAGAAAAACATGAAGATGAAAGCATGAAGAAGCTGGTAGAATGCCAAGAGAAAATACAAAACGATCCCAGGAATGAAACATTAGGCAAAAAGGAGAAGGAATTGACAAAGAAATACATATACTGGAAGGAAGCAAAATTAAACTACTTGCAAAAAAAGAGTAAAGTGCAATAG
- the LOC138893660 gene encoding uncharacterized protein translates to MGHVAKQKEFTYHTKYKELKLTHLCFADDMIIFSKGEYASVMLKLRGLKLFSNASSMTVNVNKSNIFCANMNGRDIKDICKMTRYKKGKLLFKYLGVPISPKKLSAVDCEMLIDKIQVRIKGWGSRNLSLVDHKTETTYKRQTAYDVIEPGENMSTMWNAG, encoded by the exons ATGGGGCATGTGGCAAAGCAAAAAGAGTTTACTTATCATACAAAATACAAAGAATTGAAGCTGACACACCTTTGTTTTGCGGATGATATGATAATATTTAGCAAAGGAGAGTATGCATCAGTAATGCTCAAGCTAAGGGGTCTCAAGTTATTCTCAAATGCATCTAGTATGACAGTTAATGTAAATAAATCGAATATTTTTTGTGCAAATATGAATGGAAGAGATATAAAAGATATATGTAAGATGACAAgatataagaaagggaaactaCTATTTAAGTACTTGGGAGTGCCTATATCCCCAAAGAAACTAAGTGCGGTAGATTGTGAAATGCTGATAGACAAGATACAAGTAAGGATAAAGGGATGGGGATCTAGGAACTTATC GCTGGTTGATCATAAGACGGAGACTACTTACAAGAGACAGACTGCATATGATGTGATTGAGCCAGGAGAGAACATGTCTACTATGTGGAATGCAGGATAA